A portion of the Gemmatimonadaceae bacterium genome contains these proteins:
- the acs gene encoding acetate--CoA ligase — MTNIDVLLQEHRKFPPGDEFRAAALVSSPDLYDEAARDLEAFWARMAAELEWIEPWNKVLDWKPPHAEWFTGGKINVAVNCIDRHIRGARRNKAALVWEGEPGDRRTLTYWDLYCEVNKFANVLRRLGVKKGDRVAIYLPMIPEAAISMLACARIGAVHSVVFGGFSPESLSDRINDAQAKVLITADGGYRRGQVIPLKRNSDKALEETPSITDVIVVQRRPGSSGDEAFADMQEGRDHWWHRLMKTASIRCEPEVMDAEDVLYILYTSGTTGKPKGIVHTTGGYLTGVTTTMRIVFDLKEDDVFWCTADVGWVTGHSYLVYGPLANGATCVMYEGAPDWPERDRFWEICERHGVTILYTAPTAIRAFMKWGDEYPAAHDLSRLRLLGTVGEPINPEAWMWYREHIGGNRCPIVDTWWQTETGCIVISPLPGVTATKPGSATMALPGFSADLMDAKAEPIPVGGGLLALTHPWPSMLRTIWGDDARYVETYYTKWPGRPDLYFPGDGAKRDEEGYFWILGRVDDVLNVAGHRIGTMEVESALVEHPSVAEAAVVGRTHELKGQAIAAFVTLREGRKANPALRDELRQFVADKIGALARPDDIIFSADLPKTRSGKIMRRLLRDIAEGRTLGDTTTLADPNVVASLKDQYESEEG, encoded by the coding sequence ATGACAAACATCGACGTTCTTCTCCAGGAACACCGCAAGTTCCCGCCGGGCGACGAGTTCCGCGCCGCGGCGCTGGTCTCATCGCCCGATCTTTACGACGAGGCGGCCCGGGACCTCGAGGCCTTCTGGGCGAGAATGGCCGCCGAGCTGGAATGGATCGAACCGTGGAACAAGGTCCTCGACTGGAAGCCGCCGCACGCGGAGTGGTTTACCGGAGGGAAGATCAATGTCGCGGTGAACTGCATTGACCGGCACATCCGTGGGGCGCGCCGCAACAAGGCAGCGCTGGTCTGGGAAGGTGAGCCCGGCGACAGGCGAACACTCACGTACTGGGACCTCTATTGCGAGGTCAACAAGTTCGCCAACGTGCTCCGCCGACTGGGAGTGAAGAAGGGCGACCGCGTCGCGATTTACCTGCCCATGATACCCGAGGCGGCGATCTCGATGCTGGCGTGCGCGCGCATCGGCGCAGTCCACTCCGTCGTGTTCGGCGGGTTCTCTCCCGAATCCCTGAGCGACCGCATCAATGACGCGCAGGCGAAGGTGCTCATCACGGCCGACGGCGGTTATCGCCGCGGCCAGGTGATTCCGCTCAAGCGCAACTCCGACAAGGCGCTCGAGGAGACGCCGTCCATCACCGACGTGATCGTCGTGCAGCGCCGTCCGGGCAGCTCAGGCGACGAGGCCTTCGCCGACATGCAGGAGGGTCGGGACCACTGGTGGCACCGACTGATGAAGACCGCGTCAATTCGATGCGAGCCGGAAGTGATGGATGCCGAAGATGTGTTGTACATCCTCTATACATCGGGTACGACAGGCAAGCCGAAGGGAATCGTGCACACGACCGGTGGATACCTCACCGGCGTGACCACAACGATGCGGATTGTTTTCGACCTGAAAGAGGATGACGTCTTCTGGTGCACGGCCGATGTGGGCTGGGTGACCGGGCATTCGTATCTCGTATATGGCCCTCTGGCCAATGGCGCTACGTGCGTGATGTACGAAGGTGCGCCGGACTGGCCCGAGAGGGACCGGTTCTGGGAAATCTGCGAGCGGCACGGCGTAACGATTCTCTACACCGCGCCGACGGCGATTCGCGCGTTCATGAAATGGGGTGATGAGTATCCCGCCGCTCATGACCTGTCGAGACTGCGACTACTTGGCACGGTCGGTGAGCCGATCAATCCCGAGGCATGGATGTGGTATCGCGAGCATATCGGGGGCAACCGGTGTCCGATCGTTGACACATGGTGGCAGACGGAGACGGGCTGCATCGTGATCTCCCCGCTTCCGGGCGTTACGGCGACCAAGCCGGGTAGCGCCACAATGGCGTTACCAGGCTTTTCCGCCGATCTGATGGACGCGAAGGCGGAGCCGATTCCCGTGGGCGGTGGTCTGCTCGCACTCACCCACCCGTGGCCGTCCATGCTCCGGACCATCTGGGGCGACGACGCGCGGTATGTCGAGACCTACTACACCAAGTGGCCCGGCCGCCCGGATCTTTATTTCCCGGGTGACGGGGCGAAGCGCGACGAGGAGGGCTACTTCTGGATCCTGGGTCGGGTGGACGACGTGCTGAACGTTGCCGGTCACCGGATCGGGACGATGGAAGTCGAGTCCGCTCTGGTCGAGCATCCGTCGGTAGCGGAAGCCGCCGTGGTCGGCCGGACTCACGAGCTTAAGGGTCAGGCGATCGCCGCGTTCGTCACCCTCCGCGAAGGTCGGAAGGCGAACCCTGCGCTGCGCGACGAGCTCAGGCAGTTCGTGGCGGACAAAATAGGGGCTCTGGCGAGGCCGGACGACATCATATTCAGCGCCGATCTCCCGAAAACCCGCTCGGGGAAGATCATGCGGCGGCTGTTGAGGGATATCGCCGAGGGGAGGACGCTGGGGGACACCACCACGCTGGCGGACCCGAACGTGGTGGCCAGCCTCAAAGACCAGTACGAGAGCGAAGAGGGGTAG
- a CDS encoding vitamin K epoxide reductase family protein codes for MTKRMVVAALSLAGIFVALYLLLYKLGMVGALTCSIGSCETVNTSRWATFFGIPVAGWGVAFYGGMFVLAVASTGERYAESVSVSLALVTAAGTGVLFSAWLTYLELFVIHAICQWCVMSAIIVTSIFLVCVADYRDTRRGSDPGDT; via the coding sequence GTGACGAAGCGGATGGTCGTGGCGGCGCTCTCGCTCGCCGGGATCTTCGTCGCGCTCTATCTGCTTCTGTACAAGCTGGGCATGGTCGGCGCGCTCACGTGCAGCATCGGCTCGTGCGAAACGGTGAACACCAGCAGGTGGGCGACATTCTTTGGCATCCCGGTCGCCGGCTGGGGAGTCGCGTTCTACGGCGGGATGTTCGTGCTGGCCGTCGCGAGCACTGGGGAACGCTACGCCGAGTCGGTGTCCGTGTCGCTGGCGCTCGTCACCGCAGCCGGCACCGGAGTCCTCTTCTCGGCGTGGCTGACGTACCTCGAGCTGTTCGTGATCCACGCGATCTGTCAGTGGTGCGTCATGTCGGCGATCATCGTGACCAGCATCTTCCTGGTGTGTGTCGCTGATTACCGGGACACGAGGCGTGGGTCGGATCCCGGGGATACCTGA
- a CDS encoding thioredoxin domain-containing protein, producing MADNKNKRRSTVRNASTRPTGFYYVLAAIAVIGASILGYTLLRKPAGAVGTEVKVDLATVGPAQGYTMGKSDAPVKIVEFADFECPGCGQFATVTEPDVRKRIIDTGLASLTFYDFPLPQHKNSQGAHNAAACANDQGKFWEMHDRIFMAQDQWNTEATDNPKPFFEKYASDIGLDTNVWESCYDSRKYQGRIMANQAEGERRRVDTTPTFIIADKMYPGALPYDALKAIVDSATQK from the coding sequence ATGGCTGACAACAAGAACAAGCGACGGAGCACCGTCCGCAACGCATCAACCCGGCCAACCGGGTTCTACTACGTCCTCGCCGCCATCGCGGTCATCGGCGCAAGCATACTGGGCTATACGCTGCTCCGCAAACCTGCCGGTGCAGTCGGCACTGAGGTCAAGGTGGACCTCGCCACCGTCGGCCCCGCGCAAGGCTACACCATGGGCAAGTCCGATGCCCCGGTGAAGATCGTCGAGTTCGCGGACTTCGAGTGCCCGGGATGCGGCCAGTTCGCCACCGTCACGGAGCCCGACGTCAGGAAGCGGATCATAGACACCGGGCTGGCCAGCCTGACTTTCTACGATTTCCCCCTCCCGCAGCACAAGAACAGCCAGGGCGCGCACAACGCCGCTGCCTGCGCCAACGATCAGGGGAAGTTCTGGGAGATGCACGACCGCATCTTCATGGCCCAGGATCAGTGGAACACGGAGGCGACCGACAATCCGAAGCCGTTCTTCGAGAAGTACGCGTCCGACATCGGCCTCGACACGAACGTCTGGGAGAGCTGCTACGATTCGCGCAAGTATCAGGGCCGCATCATGGCGAACCAGGCGGAAGGTGAGCGCCGCAGGGTGGACACGACGCCGACGTTTATCATCGCCGACAAGATGTACCCTGGCGCGCTGCCCTACGACGCCCTCAAGGCAATCGTGGACTCGGCAACGCAGAAGTGA
- a CDS encoding alpha/beta hydrolase, giving the protein MQADVLRVPVGPGAMHVERFGHGGTAVILIHGFGTSSFLWRNVAPAITYAGHTAYAIDLFGHGESDRSPDADFGIAAQAEYLDAAMTVLRVARGIVVGVDIGGDVALRLAATRPERVEKLVLINTPAFDEIPAKDITQMQRSTAKFAFRTTRGILGAAPLIEGVLRGSVADPDTNMPTRLVARYLAPFVGKDGVNHLLTLASSITDEDMEEIDLRTIHVPTLILWGERDTWVDPKIADRLVNALPDGRLVRFPGVGRLIPEENPEQLNELLLEFMRRRAVA; this is encoded by the coding sequence ATGCAAGCTGATGTTCTTCGCGTACCAGTCGGCCCGGGCGCGATGCACGTCGAAAGATTCGGTCACGGTGGCACCGCCGTCATTCTGATACACGGCTTCGGCACCTCCAGTTTTCTCTGGCGCAACGTCGCGCCTGCGATCACCTATGCCGGTCATACTGCGTACGCCATAGACCTGTTCGGGCACGGCGAATCGGACCGTTCGCCGGACGCCGATTTCGGCATCGCTGCCCAGGCGGAATACCTGGACGCGGCGATGACGGTGCTGCGCGTCGCGCGCGGCATCGTCGTCGGAGTGGACATCGGAGGAGACGTGGCCCTCCGACTTGCCGCCACACGCCCCGAGCGGGTCGAGAAGCTCGTGCTGATCAACACACCCGCGTTCGACGAGATCCCCGCGAAGGACATCACCCAGATGCAGCGCAGCACGGCGAAGTTCGCCTTCCGCACCACGCGGGGAATACTCGGAGCCGCGCCGCTGATCGAGGGCGTTCTCCGGGGCAGCGTCGCCGATCCCGACACTAACATGCCAACCCGGCTGGTCGCGCGGTATCTGGCACCGTTCGTTGGCAAGGACGGCGTCAACCATCTGCTGACTCTCGCAAGCTCGATCACCGATGAAGACATGGAGGAGATAGACCTCCGCACCATTCACGTGCCGACGCTGATTCTCTGGGGAGAGCGCGACACATGGGTGGACCCGAAAATCGCCGACCGGCTCGTCAACGCGTTGCCCGACGGGCGGCTCGTGCGGTTTCCCGGAGTTGGACGCCTCATTCCCGAGGAGAATCCCGAGCAACTGAACGAGCTCCTGCTCGAATTCATGAGACGCCGCGCAGTTGCCTGA
- a CDS encoding CDP-alcohol phosphatidyltransferase family protein, which translates to MERGKIFTLPNSISLSRLLLALAFVIIAGPWQRVVLILSAAATDYLDGWMARRGNSSTVAGALIDPFADRVFVLAAVSSYLVEGSITTGQYFIFLSRDIATAVGFIVARFIPGLTASAFQARLLGKTVTTFQLALLLAVLLAPRIVQPLVLLIGALSAVSIVDYTVALERARRAAKAAR; encoded by the coding sequence ATGGAGCGCGGCAAGATCTTCACTCTTCCCAACAGCATCTCTCTTTCCCGCCTCCTTCTGGCGCTCGCGTTCGTAATAATCGCTGGTCCGTGGCAGCGTGTGGTTCTCATCCTTTCAGCGGCCGCGACGGATTACCTCGACGGATGGATGGCCCGCCGGGGCAACAGCTCGACGGTCGCCGGCGCGCTGATTGACCCCTTTGCTGACCGTGTTTTCGTTCTCGCCGCGGTGTCGTCATATCTGGTCGAAGGGAGCATCACCACCGGCCAGTATTTCATCTTCCTCTCGCGAGACATCGCCACCGCTGTCGGCTTCATAGTGGCACGATTCATTCCGGGACTCACGGCCTCGGCATTTCAGGCCCGGCTGCTGGGCAAGACGGTGACGACGTTCCAGCTCGCGCTGCTTCTGGCGGTGCTGCTGGCGCCGCGGATAGTGCAGCCGCTTGTGCTGCTCATTGGTGCGCTGTCAGCCGTGTCCATCGTGGACTATACGGTAGCGTTGGAGCGAGCGCGACGTGCCGCGAAAGCCGCCCGGTAA
- a CDS encoding pitrilysin family protein, whose protein sequence is MTSFIDPSTVHHVVLANGLTVLVRRDTSAPVVAIVTHVKAGYFDETDEVNGIAHVLEHMFFKGTERRGVGDIAKETKASGGYLNAHTIYDGTVYHTVLPSSSFAAGLDIQADAYANSIIDASELTRELEVIIQEAKRKADNPPALAVETLYELLHDEHRMRRWRIGHEAGLRALDRDAMTRFYRNFYQPSNTILSIVGDVDVDEVMRRVEELYAPLSDGCAERNPGPAEPHHDDFRYRELNGDISQSQVVLGWRTPNAMHEDTPVLDVAAHILAAGRASRLYRALRERQLASSVSAYNYTPTELGVFVVQAETRPERAVEAARAAWDQVRALREDPIRPAELERVRRIFEARWMRRFESMEGQANYLAEWEAFGDWKLGDDYYARFMSVTIEQIHDVVSRHLSPERAGVVIYRPAVSPSVASDASGILSLLDAARPEPLDPLPRRETLYVPGDASAPRLESVEAGVSVFRTANGMPILVRPKPGAAIVHIGLHAVGGVRDEPRERAGMTTLAMRTTIKGTTSRTAAQIAEDSEMLGGSIGTSVGSESFGWSMSVPVQHLEAAVGLLADVVENAVIPEDALETERTVTLSDLAALRDDMFRFPIRLLMLGAYQGHPYSLSPLGTEESLRELSVEDVRQWYRGRLLSSPLVIGIVGDVIPADAAAVVARELDSLRPGEPRTLEAPSWPADGKVVVESREKAQTALALAFPGPPRDDDRRFAAQLTATIASGLGGRFFDELRDRQSLAYTVHAYTSEHQLAGMFLAYIATSPEKEEVARQGLLAEFAKLCETRVSDEELGRAQRYAIGSHAIRQESGAAVLGDLLDAWTLGSGLRELTEHDGRVLAVTSAGIQELAQTFFDPARRVEGVVRGVGKIV, encoded by the coding sequence ATGACTTCGTTCATTGATCCATCCACCGTGCACCACGTGGTGCTTGCCAACGGTCTCACCGTACTCGTCCGCCGCGACACTTCCGCGCCGGTCGTCGCCATCGTGACGCACGTGAAGGCCGGCTACTTCGACGAGACCGATGAGGTCAACGGAATTGCGCATGTTCTCGAGCATATGTTCTTCAAGGGGACTGAGCGGCGCGGCGTCGGCGACATCGCCAAGGAGACGAAGGCGAGCGGCGGCTACCTCAACGCGCACACGATCTACGACGGCACCGTATATCACACCGTTCTGCCGTCGTCCAGCTTCGCGGCTGGTCTCGACATCCAGGCCGATGCGTACGCCAACTCGATCATAGATGCATCCGAACTCACCAGGGAGCTCGAGGTGATCATCCAGGAGGCGAAGCGCAAGGCGGACAATCCGCCGGCGCTTGCCGTCGAGACGTTGTACGAGCTGCTGCACGATGAGCATCGCATGCGCCGGTGGCGAATCGGTCACGAGGCGGGACTTCGGGCGCTGGATCGCGACGCGATGACACGCTTCTACCGTAATTTCTATCAGCCCTCGAATACGATCCTGTCAATCGTCGGCGACGTAGACGTTGACGAAGTGATGCGCCGCGTCGAGGAGCTGTACGCGCCGCTGTCCGACGGGTGCGCCGAGCGGAATCCCGGTCCTGCCGAGCCGCACCATGATGATTTCCGGTATCGCGAGCTGAATGGCGATATCTCGCAGTCGCAGGTTGTCCTCGGCTGGCGGACGCCGAACGCGATGCACGAGGACACGCCGGTGCTCGACGTTGCCGCTCACATCCTCGCCGCAGGGCGGGCATCGCGTCTTTACCGCGCGTTGCGCGAGCGGCAGCTGGCGTCGTCGGTGAGCGCCTACAACTACACGCCGACTGAGCTCGGCGTGTTCGTCGTGCAGGCGGAGACCCGTCCGGAGCGCGCTGTCGAAGCCGCGCGCGCGGCGTGGGACCAGGTGCGCGCTCTGCGTGAGGATCCGATCAGGCCGGCGGAGCTCGAGCGCGTCCGGCGCATCTTCGAGGCGCGGTGGATGCGGCGCTTCGAGTCCATGGAGGGTCAGGCTAACTATCTCGCCGAATGGGAAGCGTTCGGCGACTGGAAGCTTGGCGACGACTACTACGCGCGGTTCATGTCCGTTACGATCGAGCAGATTCACGACGTCGTGTCACGACATCTGAGTCCCGAGAGAGCCGGAGTCGTCATCTACCGTCCGGCTGTCTCGCCGTCCGTCGCGTCGGATGCGAGCGGAATCCTCTCTCTGCTGGACGCCGCCCGGCCGGAGCCGCTCGATCCTCTGCCACGGCGCGAGACTCTCTACGTGCCTGGCGATGCTTCCGCACCGCGACTGGAAAGCGTGGAAGCCGGTGTGTCGGTGTTCAGGACGGCCAACGGTATGCCGATCCTCGTTCGCCCCAAGCCGGGAGCCGCGATCGTGCATATCGGACTGCACGCCGTCGGAGGCGTCCGCGACGAGCCGCGCGAGCGCGCGGGCATGACGACACTCGCCATGCGCACAACGATCAAGGGAACGACCTCGAGAACCGCCGCTCAGATCGCCGAGGATTCCGAGATGCTCGGCGGGAGCATCGGGACGAGCGTGGGATCGGAGAGCTTCGGCTGGTCCATGTCCGTTCCCGTGCAACACCTCGAGGCGGCTGTCGGTCTGCTGGCCGACGTCGTCGAAAACGCAGTGATCCCGGAGGATGCGCTGGAGACCGAGCGGACGGTCACGCTCTCCGATCTCGCGGCGCTGCGCGACGACATGTTCCGTTTTCCGATCCGCCTTCTCATGCTGGGCGCGTACCAGGGGCATCCGTACTCGCTCTCGCCACTCGGCACCGAGGAATCACTGCGTGAGCTGAGTGTCGAAGATGTGCGGCAATGGTATCGCGGACGGCTTCTCTCGTCGCCGCTCGTAATCGGGATCGTCGGCGACGTGATTCCGGCCGATGCCGCCGCGGTCGTCGCGCGCGAACTCGATTCGTTGCGTCCGGGCGAGCCACGCACTCTTGAAGCACCTTCGTGGCCCGCAGACGGGAAGGTTGTCGTCGAGTCGCGGGAGAAGGCACAGACCGCACTGGCGCTCGCGTTTCCCGGTCCCCCCCGCGACGATGACCGGCGGTTCGCCGCTCAGCTCACGGCGACGATTGCGAGCGGGCTGGGCGGACGGTTTTTCGACGAGCTGCGCGACCGGCAATCGCTCGCGTACACGGTTCACGCATATACGAGCGAGCATCAGCTTGCAGGGATGTTTCTCGCGTACATCGCCACTTCGCCGGAGAAGGAGGAGGTCGCGCGGCAGGGCCTCCTGGCGGAATTCGCGAAGCTGTGTGAAACGCGGGTCTCCGACGAGGAGCTCGGGCGCGCGCAGCGCTACGCGATCGGATCGCACGCGATTCGCCAGGAGAGCGGCGCCGCGGTGCTCGGCGATCTGCTGGATGCGTGGACGCTCGGGTCGGGCCTGCGCGAGCTGACCGAGCATGACGGTCGCGTTCTGGCCGTGACTTCTGCCGGGATCCAGGAGCTGGCGCAGACTTTTTTCGATCCCGCACGCCGCGTCGAAGGGGTGGTTCGCGGCGTGGGAAAAATAGTCTAG
- a CDS encoding ABC transporter ATP-binding protein → MIEFNSATKIYRSLLGRSVTAVEEFSLQVAEGEVLGIAGPNGAGKSTLISLLLGYVAPTHGSVTIAGLSPRKYVERNGIGYLSELMTINPNWTAEAALTRFATLAAVPPADVKARVNAVIEQLGIGEHRSKKVKALSKGNLQRVGLAQSLLRDETVVVLDEPTHGLDPVWTQRFRGIVEGLRRPERTIIIASHNLDELQRLADRVAIIDRGRLQRLVRTGYDQTAETAGTYRIAVVSGADRMKEMFPTAVDLGGGEFEIPIANVAELNAALGRAIGGGVLVASVVPARSVLEQQFREAVGETS, encoded by the coding sequence GTGATCGAATTCAATTCCGCCACCAAGATCTACAGATCGCTCCTCGGCCGCTCGGTCACGGCAGTCGAGGAGTTTTCGTTGCAGGTGGCGGAAGGAGAAGTGCTCGGCATCGCCGGCCCGAACGGAGCGGGGAAGAGCACGCTCATATCGCTGCTGCTGGGCTATGTCGCGCCAACGCACGGATCGGTCACCATTGCCGGACTCTCGCCGCGCAAATACGTCGAGCGGAACGGCATCGGCTACCTGTCGGAGCTGATGACGATCAATCCCAACTGGACGGCGGAGGCGGCGCTCACGAGGTTCGCAACGCTCGCCGCGGTTCCGCCGGCTGACGTGAAGGCCCGCGTCAACGCGGTGATCGAGCAGCTCGGAATCGGCGAGCACCGGTCGAAGAAGGTAAAGGCGCTGTCGAAGGGAAACCTCCAGCGGGTCGGCCTGGCGCAGTCGCTTCTCCGCGACGAGACGGTTGTGGTTCTTGATGAGCCGACGCACGGTCTCGACCCTGTGTGGACCCAGAGGTTCCGCGGAATCGTCGAAGGCCTGAGACGTCCCGAGCGCACAATCATTATCGCGTCGCACAATCTCGACGAGCTGCAGCGGCTCGCCGACCGCGTGGCGATCATTGATCGGGGGCGGCTGCAGCGGTTGGTGCGCACCGGATACGATCAGACCGCGGAGACCGCGGGCACGTATCGAATCGCCGTGGTCAGCGGTGCCGACCGGATGAAGGAGATGTTTCCGACGGCCGTGGATCTCGGCGGCGGCGAGTTCGAGATACCGATCGCCAATGTCGCCGAGCTGAATGCGGCACTGGGTCGTGCGATCGGCGGGGGTGTTCTGGTCGCCAGCGTGGTACCGGCCCGGTCGGTGCTGGAGCAGCAGTTCAGGGAAGCGGTCGGAGAGACAAGCTGA